Below is a window of Sporosarcina ureae DNA.
GGCTGCAGCAGCTGCTCTACACGGACATTTCGTAGATGTTCGCAAAGTTGAAGCAACTGTGCAAAATTGAGGAGGGTATTTACATGGAACCAATTAATAAAATAGAGAGTGTACTCACTCCGTTAGATAAAAATAACGTAGATACAGATCAGATTATCTCCAAAGAATTCTTGAAGCGTATTGAACGTACTGGATTCGGAAAATATCTATTTTACCACTGGCGTTTTAATGCAGATGGTACGAAAAATGAAGAGTTCGTATTGAATGACCCTCGTTATGACGGTTCGACTATCTTGGTAGCACATGAAAACTTTGGTTGTGGATCATCACGTGAACACGCACCATGGGCAATTTTAGATTATGGATTCCGTGTAGTGATTGCACCAAGCTT
It encodes the following:
- the leuD gene encoding 3-isopropylmalate dehydratase small subunit, with product MEPINKIESVLTPLDKNNVDTDQIISKEFLKRIERTGFGKYLFYHWRFNADGTKNEEFVLNDPRYDGSTILVAHENFGCGSSREHAPWAILDYGFRVVIAPSFADIFHSNCFKNGILPIKLSVAEIEEFLRKGQEAPYKLTVSLEDQTVAGEDGSVYSFDVDPYYKKMLLNGWDEISLTFQYEDKITEYEQKHA